From Micromonospora rifamycinica, a single genomic window includes:
- a CDS encoding RICIN domain-containing protein codes for MPPATPTRGSPRRPGLLAVTILALVAAATTVAPPAATAATVDTGASYVLVNRNSGKAMDLYDWSTADGAPVRQYTRNDLAVQQWRFVDMGSGYYQIRSAHSGKVLELPNALDGTPLVQNPAVSGNTRQHFRLVDSAGGYVRLLNRHSGKALDVWERSTADGATISQYQDLDGANQQWQLARPGGTADCGGGAFQAEAVLSGGTWTVRNGGTTVHTGTDLRAAVQAAVNSLTAGRTSKQRVVVRGSGTMSANSRISLPSYTTLDVCGTINVTGTGSGDQAPVYSRGTTQVEVQHLTLTGTPLYGVFLRNVTDVVLGQLDMRLSAGLGVRIDNRGDTSQWTRNVRIDTVYVSGASSHAVETYGVDGLTVGTVTARNVGESGLLLNQTINATVSTVDAENAGTGTGYAAFRMANRNGRIGDGYPTNIRVGTVRARGGGRGVFCVSESGGATIDRVDIANTGNNAVLIENCYGVSLATNGGTISGGGEVRLAERTEFPGNRDLTLRNFTLVNNRIVENPCADNLTISNVTLTNATIQRC; via the coding sequence GGGGCCAGCTACGTGCTCGTCAACCGCAACAGCGGCAAGGCGATGGACCTGTACGACTGGTCCACCGCCGACGGCGCCCCGGTCAGGCAGTACACCCGCAACGACCTCGCCGTGCAGCAGTGGCGGTTCGTCGACATGGGCAGCGGCTACTACCAGATCCGCTCGGCGCACAGCGGCAAGGTCCTCGAACTGCCCAACGCCCTCGACGGCACCCCGCTGGTGCAGAACCCGGCGGTCAGCGGCAACACCCGGCAGCACTTCCGGCTGGTCGACTCCGCGGGCGGCTACGTCCGGCTGCTCAACCGGCACTCCGGCAAGGCGCTGGACGTGTGGGAACGGTCCACCGCCGACGGCGCGACGATCTCGCAGTACCAGGACCTGGACGGCGCGAACCAGCAGTGGCAGCTGGCCCGGCCGGGCGGCACCGCCGACTGCGGCGGCGGCGCGTTCCAGGCCGAGGCGGTGCTCAGCGGCGGCACCTGGACGGTCCGCAACGGCGGGACGACCGTCCACACCGGCACCGACCTGCGGGCCGCCGTGCAGGCCGCGGTGAACAGCCTGACCGCCGGCCGGACCAGCAAGCAACGGGTGGTGGTCCGCGGCTCGGGCACGATGAGCGCCAACTCCCGCATCTCGCTGCCCAGCTACACCACCCTCGACGTGTGCGGCACCATCAACGTCACCGGCACCGGCTCCGGTGACCAGGCACCCGTCTACTCCCGGGGCACCACCCAGGTCGAGGTACAGCACCTCACCCTCACCGGCACCCCGCTGTACGGGGTCTTCCTGCGTAACGTCACCGACGTCGTGCTGGGGCAGCTCGACATGCGGCTCTCCGCCGGCCTCGGCGTCCGCATCGACAACCGGGGCGACACCAGCCAGTGGACCCGCAACGTGCGTATCGACACCGTGTACGTCTCGGGCGCCAGCTCACACGCCGTCGAGACGTACGGCGTCGACGGGCTGACCGTGGGCACCGTCACCGCCCGCAACGTCGGCGAGTCCGGCCTGCTGCTCAACCAGACCATCAACGCCACCGTGTCCACGGTGGACGCCGAGAACGCCGGCACCGGCACCGGCTACGCCGCGTTCCGGATGGCCAACCGCAACGGCCGCATCGGCGACGGCTACCCGACCAACATCCGGGTCGGCACGGTCCGGGCCCGCGGCGGCGGCCGGGGCGTGTTCTGCGTCTCCGAGTCCGGCGGCGCGACGATCGACCGGGTCGACATCGCCAACACCGGCAACAACGCCGTGCTCATCGAGAACTGCTACGGCGTGAGCCTGGCCACCAACGGCGGCACGATCAGCGGCGGCGGCGAGGTACGGCTGGCCGAACGCACCGAGTTCCCCGGCAACCGGGACCTCACCCTGCGCAACTTCACCCTGGTGAACAACCGCATCGTGGAGAACCCCTGCGCCGACAACCTGACCATCAGCAACGTCACCCTGACCAACGCGACCATCCAGCGCTGCTGA
- a CDS encoding ABC transporter ATP-binding protein: protein MLAGDRRAVVVVLVLHCAAALAGLAAPWLVGRIVDEIAAGSGTGTVDRLALAIGGCVLAQGLLSRYAQYAGHRFGERAVARLREDFVTRLLGLPVSVVEHAGTGDLATRGSVDVSTVGTMLRDVVPVLVITGTHLVLLFGAVFLLDPLLGLVALTGLPSILAAVRWYLRRATPAYLAEGAATAELTEALTTTAEGARTTEALRLGGERIAHGTRRIGAVWATRRATLALRSVVFPVVEGSYPIPIAAVLLTGGVLLARGRVSLGEVVAATLYLQQAIEPLDRLLQWVEQAQRGVASFARVLGVGQVPPEPRGRAAVPVGRAVQVRGATFRYPDGPQVLHGIDLTVAPGERLAVVGPSGAGKSTLARLLAGIDVPAEGEVRLGGVPVTDLDPAERRRRIALVTQEHHVFIGSLRDNLAFAAPGVTDERMRAALATVGADWYADLPDGLDTPLGAGVRDLGPADAQQLALARLVLADPDILILDEATAALDPTTARRTERALGAVLAGRTVVAIAHRLDTAHDADRVAVLDDGRITEVGRHDELVAADGGYAALWRSWHGH, encoded by the coding sequence ATGCTCGCCGGTGACCGGCGGGCGGTCGTCGTCGTGCTGGTGCTGCACTGCGCCGCCGCGCTCGCCGGGCTGGCCGCGCCGTGGCTGGTCGGTCGGATCGTCGACGAGATCGCCGCCGGCTCGGGCACCGGCACGGTGGACCGGTTGGCGCTCGCCATCGGCGGTTGCGTACTGGCCCAGGGGCTGCTCTCCCGCTACGCCCAGTACGCCGGGCACCGGTTCGGCGAGCGGGCGGTGGCCCGGCTGCGGGAGGACTTCGTGACCCGACTGCTCGGCCTGCCCGTCTCGGTGGTGGAGCACGCCGGCACCGGTGACCTGGCCACCCGGGGTTCGGTGGACGTGTCCACGGTGGGCACCATGCTGCGCGACGTGGTGCCGGTGCTGGTCATCACGGGAACCCACCTGGTGCTGCTGTTCGGCGCGGTGTTCCTGCTGGACCCGCTGCTCGGCCTGGTGGCGCTCACCGGGCTCCCGTCGATCCTGGCGGCGGTGCGCTGGTACCTGCGCCGGGCCACCCCGGCCTACCTGGCCGAGGGGGCCGCGACGGCGGAGCTGACCGAGGCGCTGACCACGACCGCCGAAGGCGCCCGTACCACCGAGGCGCTGCGGCTGGGCGGGGAGCGGATCGCCCACGGCACCCGACGCATCGGCGCGGTGTGGGCCACCCGCCGGGCCACCCTCGCCCTGCGGTCGGTGGTCTTTCCGGTGGTGGAGGGGAGCTATCCGATCCCGATCGCGGCCGTGCTGCTCACCGGGGGCGTCCTGCTGGCCCGGGGCCGGGTCAGCCTGGGTGAGGTGGTCGCCGCCACGCTCTACCTGCAACAGGCGATCGAGCCGCTGGACCGGCTGCTGCAGTGGGTGGAGCAGGCGCAGCGGGGCGTCGCCTCGTTCGCCCGGGTGCTCGGTGTCGGGCAGGTGCCACCCGAGCCGCGCGGCCGGGCCGCCGTGCCCGTCGGGCGCGCGGTGCAGGTGCGCGGCGCGACGTTCCGCTATCCGGACGGTCCGCAGGTGCTGCACGGCATCGACCTGACGGTCGCGCCGGGGGAACGGCTCGCGGTGGTCGGCCCGTCCGGGGCGGGCAAGTCCACCCTGGCCAGGCTGCTGGCCGGGATCGACGTGCCCGCCGAGGGAGAGGTACGCCTCGGCGGCGTCCCGGTCACCGACCTCGACCCGGCCGAGCGACGTCGGCGGATCGCCCTGGTCACCCAGGAGCACCACGTCTTCATCGGTTCGCTACGGGACAACCTGGCGTTCGCCGCGCCGGGCGTCACCGACGAGCGGATGCGGGCCGCGCTGGCCACGGTGGGCGCCGACTGGTACGCCGACCTGCCGGACGGTCTGGACACCCCGCTCGGTGCCGGGGTGCGGGACCTCGGCCCGGCCGACGCCCAGCAGCTGGCGCTGGCCCGGCTCGTCCTCGCCGACCCGGACATCCTCATCCTCGACGAGGCGACCGCCGCGCTGGATCCGACGACCGCCCGGCGGACCGAGCGGGCGCTCGGCGCGGTGCTGGCCGGGCGGACGGTCGTCGCCATCGCGCACCGGCTCGACACCGCGCACGACGCCGACCGGGTGGCGGTGCTGGACGACGGCCGGATCACCGAGGTGGGCCGGCACGACGAGCTGGTCGCCGCGGACGGCGGCTACGCCGCCCTCTGGCGCTCCTGGCACGGCCACTGA
- a CDS encoding ABC transporter permease, translated as MSTLTGTPPRTNPRLSRAVANPRPLRLLRHSSALAQRSLIKTWRTPEALIDVTLQPMLFLVIFVYVFGGAVAGSTHDYLQFLLPGILAQTIATGCIAIGVNLNADIAKGIFDRFRSLPVPRSAPLLGAVLGDVVRYVIVTVSTLGIGYLMGFRIESDPLRAVAGCLLAVLFALCLSWLPVYVSMKVRTPGAVQGLMFALIMPLSFGSNVFVAAGTLPGWMQAVVTVNPLTHLVTAMRGLFLGTPVGAHVWWTLLWCAGFVAVFMPLALRAYRRKV; from the coding sequence ATGAGCACCCTGACCGGTACCCCGCCCAGGACCAACCCGCGGCTGTCCAGGGCGGTGGCGAACCCGCGCCCGCTGCGCCTGCTGCGGCACTCGTCGGCGCTGGCCCAGCGCAGCCTGATCAAGACCTGGCGCACCCCCGAGGCGCTGATCGACGTCACCCTGCAACCGATGCTCTTCCTGGTCATCTTCGTCTACGTCTTCGGCGGCGCGGTCGCCGGCTCCACCCACGACTACCTGCAGTTCCTGCTACCCGGCATCCTGGCGCAGACCATCGCCACCGGGTGCATCGCGATCGGGGTGAACCTCAACGCCGACATCGCCAAGGGCATCTTCGACCGGTTCCGGTCCCTGCCCGTCCCCCGTTCCGCGCCGCTGCTCGGGGCGGTGCTGGGCGACGTGGTGCGGTACGTGATCGTCACCGTGTCGACGCTGGGGATCGGCTACCTGATGGGCTTCCGGATCGAGTCCGACCCGCTGCGGGCCGTCGCCGGCTGCCTGCTCGCGGTGCTGTTCGCGCTCTGCCTGAGCTGGCTGCCGGTCTACGTGTCGATGAAGGTGCGTACCCCGGGCGCGGTACAGGGACTGATGTTCGCGCTGATCATGCCGCTGAGTTTCGGATCCAACGTGTTCGTCGCCGCCGGCACCCTGCCGGGCTGGATGCAGGCCGTGGTGACGGTCAACCCGTTGACCCACCTGGTGACGGCGATGCGCGGGCTGTTCCTCGGCACCCCGGTCGGCGCCCACGTGTGGTGGACGCTGCTCTGGTGCGCCGGCTTCGTCGCGGTGTTCATGCCACTGGCGCTGCGTGCGTACCGCCGGAAGGTCTGA
- a CDS encoding ATP-binding cassette domain-containing protein: MTTDLMIEAEGLVKTFGHTRALQGVDLAVPRGTVLGVLGPNGAGKTTAVRILSTLLTPDAGTARIHGLDVVRQAEQVRQSIGLTGQYASVDEDLTGRQNLELFGVLLELGRAGARRRATELLEWFDLTAAAHRPAKTYSGGMRRRLDLAASLVGSPEVIFLDEPTTGLDPAKREDMWDVVRSLVADGATVLLTTQYLEEADALADAITVIDHGRVIAHDTPEGLKRVVGGQTLEVRPADPAHLAPTAAILSGVGSGASADEIRRGVLAVPVADDTALTESVARLAAAGIPVTELSLHLPSLDEVFFTLTGRTAADDDTSARTEVAA, encoded by the coding sequence ATGACAACTGATCTGATGATCGAGGCCGAGGGTCTGGTCAAGACCTTCGGGCACACCCGGGCGTTGCAAGGGGTGGACCTCGCCGTGCCCCGGGGCACCGTGCTCGGGGTGCTCGGCCCGAACGGGGCCGGCAAGACCACCGCCGTCCGCATCCTGTCCACGCTGCTCACCCCGGACGCCGGCACCGCCCGGATCCACGGCCTCGACGTGGTACGCCAGGCCGAGCAGGTCCGGCAGTCCATCGGCCTCACCGGCCAGTACGCCTCGGTCGACGAGGACCTGACCGGGCGGCAGAACCTCGAACTGTTCGGCGTGCTGCTGGAGCTCGGCCGGGCCGGTGCCCGGCGGCGGGCCACCGAGCTGCTCGAATGGTTCGACCTGACCGCCGCCGCGCACCGACCGGCCAAGACCTACTCCGGCGGGATGCGGCGGCGGTTGGACCTGGCCGCCAGCCTGGTCGGCTCACCAGAGGTGATCTTCCTGGACGAGCCGACGACCGGCCTCGACCCGGCCAAGCGCGAGGACATGTGGGACGTGGTCCGGTCGCTGGTCGCCGACGGGGCGACCGTGCTGCTCACCACGCAGTACCTGGAGGAGGCCGACGCGCTCGCCGACGCGATCACGGTGATCGACCACGGCCGGGTCATCGCGCACGACACCCCGGAGGGGCTCAAGCGGGTCGTCGGCGGGCAGACCCTGGAGGTCCGGCCGGCCGACCCGGCACACCTGGCCCCGACGGCGGCGATCCTGTCCGGGGTGGGCTCCGGCGCCTCCGCCGACGAGATCCGGCGCGGGGTGCTCGCGGTGCCGGTCGCCGACGACACCGCGCTGACCGAGAGCGTCGCCCGGCTGGCCGCCGCCGGCATCCCGGTCACCGAACTCTCGCTGCACCTGCCCAGCCTCGACGAGGTGTTCTTCACCCTGACCGGCCGGACCGCGGCCGACGACGACACCAGCGCCCGTACGGAGGTCGCCGCATGA
- a CDS encoding VOC family protein: protein MLSRPLTVTFDAHDPVRLARFWAGLLDREVAAEAGGGACLPGTATQPGLRFVPDATRKAGPNRMHLHLTSTDPDDQQQQVATALDLGGTHLDVGQRPEERHVVLADPEGNEFCVIGPGNSFLAGCGLLGEIACDGTRAVGLFWSSALGWPLVWDRDEETAVQSPDGGTKVAWGGPPVNPKRGRNRQRFDLVPEGDRQAAVDRLVDLGATRVEVDADGVVVLADPDGNEFGVLAG, encoded by the coding sequence ATGCTCTCCCGACCGTTGACGGTGACCTTCGACGCGCACGATCCGGTCCGCCTGGCGCGGTTCTGGGCCGGACTGCTCGACCGCGAGGTCGCTGCGGAGGCCGGCGGCGGCGCCTGCCTGCCCGGCACGGCCACCCAGCCCGGCCTCCGGTTCGTGCCGGATGCCACCCGCAAGGCCGGGCCGAACCGGATGCACCTGCACCTGACCAGCACCGACCCCGACGACCAGCAGCAGCAGGTGGCGACCGCGCTGGATCTCGGCGGCACCCACCTCGACGTCGGGCAGCGGCCCGAGGAGCGGCACGTCGTGTTGGCCGATCCCGAGGGCAACGAGTTCTGCGTCATCGGGCCGGGCAACTCCTTCCTCGCCGGGTGCGGCCTGCTCGGCGAGATCGCCTGCGACGGCACCCGGGCGGTGGGCCTCTTCTGGAGCTCGGCGCTGGGCTGGCCGCTGGTGTGGGACCGGGACGAGGAGACCGCCGTCCAGTCGCCGGACGGTGGCACCAAGGTCGCCTGGGGCGGCCCGCCGGTGAACCCCAAGCGGGGGCGCAACCGGCAACGCTTCGACCTGGTGCCCGAGGGTGACCGGCAGGCGGCGGTCGATCGGCTGGTCGACCTCGGGGCCACCCGGGTCGAGGTCGACGCGGACGGCGTCGTCGTGCTGGCCGACCCGGACGGCAACGAGTTCGGTGTGCTGGCCGGCTGA
- a CDS encoding ATP-binding protein, whose translation MQITILGPLAVDGRPVRGERLAAVVRALVDARGRAVATPLLVDAVWDGTPPDDATGAVQALMSRVRRLGLPVVAVPGGYRLPTEDVTVDAVRARSLVERGRADLRAGDVPAAGAAADAARALFPEVPELDTTEHARLFADVTALRAEAALAGAGRHDEADLRRLVARTPPDEPSAALLVRVLAAQGRDAEALEVIERLRVELADRYGTDPSPVITEVHLSLLRGELAAPAAVGTTPAAVPRSTLPGAWRRPRTALVGRERDVEAVEAALTEAALVTVVATGGAGKTRLAAELVRRTAEAGRPARVIELAGLRAPEEVLPTVLAALGGADTTTAGGPLGRERRVLSPGERLRALAPDLDGLVVLDNCEHLLDTVATVVADLVAVTPPEVAVLATSRAPLGLVGERVHRLTMLPDADALELIESRARAGGAALTGDAVRVLELCHRLDNLPLALELAAARLRHMPIDDVLAGLTDRFALLDAALRGLPERHASLWAMVDWSRELLAPADRHLLQRLAVVPGPFTAELAAAVAGTADVRRGLATLVEQSLLTLVEGEGPPRYRMLETVREYGEARLDAAGDRDAATAGLVDWARREAVRFVDRFIGPGQLDAFARCAAEQDNLIAGLRGALGHDDEPAAVDVATALFHLWTVRGLHVEVSGWAGSLLHVDDPARRTGSAILAGRSSGRPLPDAGRLAWTCLLVSVNAGISGPRRLAALAQRALRRLLAERPGEVSSRITALAAALPALALFDAGEALPGTAVLIAHPDPYVQGFGLFARAAIRESGGLPDASAADAEQAYHRFEAAGDHWGMAMAAQTIGHAVTASDGGRATAWLARSVHHMDLIGATQDSRSIRVLLDVQLALAGDPAAERRLGETAAPGQGAALDSAQASLGLAQLAWRRGRYAEVLGHADAVTRALAGWTGPPPQPRVVLLVTVAVFHLRVAQVRPDAGWTADAHAVGLLVRAGGEALSSRDLPVIGTWALGGAELAAHRADVDTARELFVLGTRLGSNSVTFFPSGTGERLTAALVDEEQREPMLAGWRSRPPGAAVTRVRELMDDLLGRVRPSGGTHAAPVA comes from the coding sequence GTGCAGATCACGATCCTCGGCCCGCTCGCGGTCGACGGCCGGCCGGTCCGGGGTGAACGGCTCGCCGCGGTGGTCCGCGCGCTGGTCGACGCCCGGGGCCGGGCGGTCGCCACCCCGCTGCTGGTGGACGCGGTGTGGGACGGCACGCCGCCCGACGACGCGACCGGTGCCGTGCAGGCGCTGATGTCCCGGGTCCGCCGGCTCGGGCTGCCGGTGGTCGCCGTACCGGGCGGATACCGGCTGCCCACCGAGGACGTCACCGTCGACGCGGTACGGGCCCGCAGCCTGGTCGAGCGGGGGCGGGCCGACCTGCGAGCCGGTGACGTACCGGCGGCGGGGGCGGCGGCCGACGCGGCCCGCGCGCTGTTCCCCGAGGTCCCCGAGCTGGACACCACGGAGCACGCCCGGCTGTTCGCCGACGTCACCGCACTGCGCGCCGAGGCCGCCCTGGCCGGTGCGGGGCGGCACGACGAGGCCGACCTGCGGCGGCTCGTCGCGCGTACCCCGCCGGACGAGCCGTCGGCGGCCCTGCTGGTCCGGGTGCTCGCGGCCCAGGGGCGCGACGCCGAGGCGCTGGAGGTGATCGAACGGCTCCGCGTCGAACTGGCCGACCGGTACGGCACCGATCCGTCACCGGTGATCACCGAGGTCCACCTGTCGTTGCTGCGCGGCGAGCTGGCCGCCCCCGCCGCCGTCGGTACGACCCCGGCGGCCGTGCCGCGCAGCACCCTGCCCGGCGCGTGGCGCCGGCCGAGGACGGCCCTGGTCGGTCGGGAGCGGGACGTCGAGGCGGTGGAGGCGGCGCTGACCGAGGCGGCCCTGGTGACCGTCGTGGCGACCGGCGGCGCGGGGAAGACCCGGCTCGCCGCCGAGCTGGTGCGGCGTACGGCCGAGGCCGGACGACCGGCCCGGGTGATCGAACTCGCCGGCCTGCGGGCACCCGAGGAGGTGCTGCCCACCGTGCTCGCGGCCCTGGGCGGGGCGGACACCACGACGGCCGGCGGCCCGCTGGGTCGGGAACGTCGGGTGCTCAGCCCCGGCGAACGGCTGCGGGCGCTGGCGCCGGACCTCGACGGTCTGGTGGTGCTGGACAACTGCGAGCACCTGCTGGACACCGTGGCGACGGTGGTCGCCGACCTGGTCGCGGTGACCCCACCGGAGGTGGCCGTGCTGGCGACCAGCCGGGCCCCGCTGGGCCTGGTCGGTGAGCGGGTCCACCGACTGACCATGCTGCCGGACGCCGACGCGCTGGAGCTGATCGAGTCCCGGGCCCGGGCCGGTGGCGCGGCCCTGACCGGGGACGCGGTCCGGGTGCTGGAGCTGTGCCACCGGCTGGACAACCTGCCGTTGGCCCTGGAGCTGGCCGCCGCCCGGCTGCGGCACATGCCGATCGACGACGTGCTCGCCGGGCTGACCGACCGGTTCGCGCTGCTCGACGCCGCGCTGCGCGGACTGCCCGAGCGGCACGCGAGCCTGTGGGCGATGGTCGACTGGAGTCGGGAGCTGCTCGCGCCCGCCGACCGGCACCTCCTCCAGCGGCTCGCGGTCGTCCCCGGCCCGTTCACCGCCGAGCTGGCCGCCGCCGTCGCCGGGACCGCCGACGTCCGACGCGGGCTGGCGACGCTGGTCGAGCAGTCCCTGCTGACCCTGGTCGAGGGGGAGGGTCCGCCCCGCTACCGGATGCTGGAGACCGTCCGCGAGTACGGCGAGGCCCGCCTCGACGCCGCCGGTGACCGGGACGCGGCGACGGCCGGCCTGGTCGACTGGGCGCGGCGGGAGGCGGTCCGCTTCGTCGACCGGTTCATCGGCCCCGGCCAGCTCGACGCCTTCGCCCGGTGCGCCGCCGAGCAGGACAACCTCATCGCCGGCCTGCGCGGGGCGCTCGGGCACGACGACGAGCCGGCGGCCGTGGACGTCGCCACCGCGCTGTTCCACCTCTGGACCGTGCGGGGCCTGCACGTGGAGGTCTCCGGGTGGGCCGGGAGCCTGCTGCACGTGGACGACCCGGCCCGTCGCACCGGCTCGGCGATCCTGGCCGGGCGGTCCAGTGGCCGGCCGCTGCCCGACGCCGGCCGGCTCGCCTGGACGTGCCTGCTGGTGTCGGTGAACGCCGGCATCAGTGGTCCGCGCCGGCTCGCCGCGCTCGCCCAGCGGGCCCTGCGCCGCCTGCTGGCGGAGCGGCCCGGCGAGGTCTCCTCCCGGATAACCGCGCTCGCCGCGGCGCTGCCCGCGCTCGCCCTGTTCGACGCGGGTGAGGCGCTGCCGGGGACCGCCGTGCTGATCGCCCATCCGGACCCGTACGTGCAGGGGTTCGGGCTGTTCGCCCGCGCCGCGATCCGGGAGAGTGGTGGCCTGCCGGACGCGTCCGCGGCCGACGCGGAGCAGGCGTACCACCGCTTCGAGGCGGCCGGCGACCACTGGGGGATGGCGATGGCGGCACAGACCATCGGGCACGCCGTCACCGCGTCCGACGGTGGCCGGGCCACCGCGTGGCTGGCCCGCAGCGTGCACCACATGGACCTGATCGGCGCCACCCAGGACTCCCGCTCGATCCGGGTGCTGCTGGACGTGCAGCTCGCCCTGGCCGGCGACCCGGCCGCCGAGCGGCGGCTGGGTGAGACCGCGGCACCGGGGCAGGGCGCGGCGCTGGACAGCGCGCAGGCGAGCCTGGGCCTGGCCCAGCTCGCCTGGCGACGCGGCCGGTACGCCGAGGTGCTCGGGCACGCCGACGCGGTGACCAGGGCGCTGGCCGGATGGACCGGTCCGCCGCCGCAGCCCCGGGTGGTGCTCCTGGTCACGGTGGCGGTGTTCCACCTGCGGGTGGCCCAGGTGCGGCCGGACGCCGGGTGGACCGCCGACGCCCACGCGGTCGGGCTGCTGGTCCGGGCCGGCGGGGAGGCGCTCTCCTCCCGGGACCTGCCGGTGATCGGCACGTGGGCGCTGGGCGGGGCCGAGCTGGCCGCGCACCGTGCCGACGTCGACACCGCGCGGGAGTTGTTCGTGCTCGGCACCCGGCTGGGCAGCAACTCGGTGACGTTCTTCCCGTCCGGCACCGGCGAACGGCTCACCGCCGCCCTCGTCGACGAGGAGCAGCGGGAGCCGATGCTGGCCGGGTGGCGGTCCCGCCCACCCGGCGCGGCCGTCACCCGGGTCCGCGAGCTGATGGACGATCTGCTCGGCCGGGTCAGACCTTCCGGCGGTACGCACGCAGCGCCAGTGGCATGA
- a CDS encoding ABC transporter ATP-binding protein, which translates to MLRGGLIGTVWMVGLSVRPFLIARAIDDGLRTGDTGALLRWCAAIVAAGAAVAWAGILRHRTMTYVREDASARSAAVLLRQLARVGAVLPRRLAAGDVATVGGYDIVRTSQVLTLTGPGVGAVLAYAVAAVVLWSIDPLLASVTLLGVPAVALTIGPLLRRLERAESVYRQRQGELTTRADDIVAGLRVLAGVGGRHLFARRYVARSRRLRAEGYRVGAVLSWVDALTTVVPGAFLAAVVWLAARMTAEGTLTVGQLVAVYGYVAVLVVPVWFLLEGSYQVIQGRVAARRIVDLLRLAPDPVGGPVTHAAPTGPAELHDPDTGLTVRPGRLTGVAADDPAEAVALADRLGRYVPSAVTWGGIPVTGVGLDEVRARILVVDHDGYLFAGTLREILAGPTGGAADDARIGAALDVASARDLADGLPAGLDTPVGDRGRTLSGGQRQRVRLARALLAEPEVLILVDPTSAVDAHTEARVAQRLRQARAGRTTVVLSTSPVLLGHADTVAHLHAGRVTGAGPHTALLADDPGYRRLVSRAGGTDDEPVGRPVR; encoded by the coding sequence GTGCTGCGCGGCGGGCTGATCGGCACGGTCTGGATGGTGGGGCTCTCGGTGCGGCCCTTCCTGATCGCCCGGGCCATCGACGACGGGCTGCGCACCGGGGACACCGGGGCACTGCTGCGCTGGTGCGCCGCGATCGTCGCGGCCGGGGCCGCGGTGGCCTGGGCGGGCATCCTGCGGCACCGGACGATGACCTACGTCCGGGAGGACGCCAGCGCCCGTTCGGCGGCGGTGCTGCTGCGACAGCTCGCCCGGGTCGGCGCGGTGCTGCCCCGCCGGCTCGCCGCCGGTGACGTCGCCACCGTCGGCGGGTACGACATCGTGCGTACCTCGCAGGTGCTCACGCTGACCGGCCCGGGGGTGGGCGCGGTGCTGGCCTACGCGGTCGCCGCCGTGGTGCTCTGGTCGATCGACCCGCTGCTCGCGTCGGTGACGCTGCTGGGGGTGCCGGCGGTCGCGTTGACCATCGGGCCGCTGCTGCGCCGGTTGGAGCGGGCCGAGTCGGTCTACCGGCAGCGGCAGGGCGAGCTGACCACCCGGGCCGACGACATCGTGGCCGGGCTGCGGGTGCTCGCCGGGGTGGGTGGTCGGCACCTGTTCGCCCGCCGGTACGTCGCGCGGTCGCGGCGGCTGCGGGCCGAGGGGTACCGGGTGGGCGCGGTGCTCAGCTGGGTCGACGCGCTGACCACCGTCGTCCCCGGGGCCTTCCTCGCCGCGGTGGTGTGGCTGGCCGCCCGGATGACCGCCGAGGGCACGCTCACCGTCGGGCAGCTGGTGGCCGTCTACGGCTACGTCGCGGTGCTCGTCGTGCCGGTCTGGTTCCTGTTGGAGGGCAGCTACCAGGTGATCCAGGGACGGGTCGCCGCCCGGCGGATCGTCGATCTGCTCCGGCTCGCCCCCGACCCGGTGGGTGGCCCGGTGACCCACGCCGCCCCGACCGGTCCGGCCGAGCTGCACGACCCCGACACCGGATTGACGGTCAGGCCGGGCCGGTTGACCGGGGTCGCCGCCGACGACCCGGCCGAGGCGGTCGCCCTGGCCGACCGGCTGGGCCGGTACGTCCCCAGCGCGGTGACCTGGGGCGGGATCCCGGTGACCGGGGTCGGGCTGGACGAGGTACGGGCCCGGATCCTGGTCGTCGACCACGACGGGTACCTCTTCGCCGGCACGCTGCGGGAGATCCTGGCCGGCCCGACCGGCGGGGCGGCCGACGACGCCCGGATCGGCGCGGCGCTGGACGTGGCGTCGGCCCGTGACCTCGCCGACGGCCTCCCCGCCGGCCTGGACACCCCGGTCGGCGACCGGGGCCGCACCCTGTCCGGGGGCCAGCGGCAACGGGTCCGGCTGGCCCGCGCCCTGCTCGCCGAGCCGGAGGTGCTGATCCTGGTCGACCCGACGTCGGCGGTGGACGCGCACACCGAGGCGCGGGTGGCGCAGCGCCTGCGGCAGGCCCGCGCCGGCCGGACCACCGTGGTGCTGAGCACCTCGCCGGTGCTGCTCGGCCACGCCGATACCGTCGCCCACCTGCACGCCGGCCGGGTCACCGGTGCCGGCCCGCACACCGCGCTGCTGGCCGACGACCCGGGTTACCGACGGCTGGTGTCCCGCGCGGGCGGCACGGACGACGAGCCGGTCGGGCGGCCGGTCCGGTGA